DNA from Mesorhizobium loti R88b:
AAGGGCAGCGCATTGAACGTCTCAAGCGCCGAGACTCCCGTGCCTTGAAAATCGTCGCTAGCGAAAAAATGATCCCATATGCCGGGGGCCAGGACCTTTCTCAGATAGTCGTTGATGATCACGGTACGATAAACCGAGGTCAGGTAGACCCTGGCACGCCTGTAGGCTTCGGCGGGATCGGGCGTGCCGCTGCCGAGCAGCAGATCCACGATCCTGTTGTGGATGCACATGAGCGTGCACAGCAGCTGCGAAAGGACAAGGTTGTCGTCGTTTCGTGGGTCTGCCACCAGGGGCCGATAGGGCGACCGCCGGCCCTCGACACTGATGAACTTGCCCGACATGTCGATGCGCGGCAAATCGCGCCCCGGCACCGTTTTGCGATCGACTGGAAGAATACTGTCCTTCATGCAGGGCAAGCCGATCGGAAACCTGCAGGCCGTCAGATTCGCTCCGTCGGGTACATCGTAGAGATGGGCGTCGACGATGGGCCCCCTTCCATAGAGCCCCGAAAGATCAAGACCTTGCGAGGACGCGTTCTTCAAATGATGGGTTTTGCCTTTCGGTTGGGGTAACCCGAATATCTGGCTGAAGACGATGTCGTGGAACACGAATTGACCGAAATAGGTAAAGCCGGCCGGTGTCTGGCTGAGATCACCGTCCTCGAGACCATCGCTGGGGCCAACCATTTCCGTCGTGATGTCCAACAAGGCTGCCTTGGTGCGGTCGACGGCGCTCTCGTCTTCGGTTGCCGCAAACAAGGCGATTGGCATGTCCGCCAGGGACGGGAATAGCCTGATGCCTTGCAAGGTTGGCTTGTCGTTGAGCCCATCAGTTGAGCTCTGGTTTGACCGGTTCGGTATGTTAGCGGCTTCGAAGGAGGACGTTTCGCCGTGGAGCATCGAAGTAACCCTCGTTTTCCAGATGATGAATGCGGCCAGGCCAGTAGCTTGGCATGAATCGGGAAGTTGAAACAGACTTGCCCGTCGTGGCGGGAATGTCGCGGCGCCAGAGCAGCCCGACATGCCGAAGCGATCACGGCACTGACGGATCGAGCTTTGGACCCGCCGAGACGGCGGCGAAGAGTACACAGGACAGAATGACGCCCGCACCCAGAAATCCGTCGGGCGAAAGCCGCTCACCGAGCAGGGCAGCGGCGGAAATAGCAGCGAATACGCCCTCTCCGCTGCAGATCACCGCCGCATGGGACGAGGTGGTGTAGCGCTGTGCGGAAGTCTGCAGGCAAAAGCCGACGGCGGTCGAGAATACGCCCAGCATGATGAGCTCGGGCCACGCTGCCGCAATTGCAGGAAACGTCATCTTCCCCTGCAGCGCGAAAGGCAGAGTGGCAACGGCCGTACCGACGAACTGCGCGACCGCTGTCGCGAAGGGATGGCCATGCGCCTGGACATGTCGTCCGAGCTCGACCGTCCACACCGCAAAGCAGATTGCGGTCAGGATGGCGAACGCATCGCCAACGGTTGCAGAACCATTGAAGCCGCCCGCCAGGAGGGCTGATCCCACGACCGTCAGAATTGCTATGAACAGGATCAGTGCACTTGGACGCTCCCTCATGATCAGCCATGCGGCGATCGGCGTGATGACCGTGGAAGCGCTGATGAGGAGGCTCGAATTCGTCACCGTCGTGCTGACATAGGAAAGTTGCTGGACCACGCAGCCGAGGGCAAAGAGCAGGACCACTCTCGTCACACTTGGAAGCCAGCCGGTGTTGGCAAGGGGGGCACGCTCCCGCACCGCGAACGGCAACGTCACCAGTGCGGCGATCACGCTGGTCAGGAAAACAACCGCGATCGGATCGAGGTGGGCCAGTATGGTCTTGTGGAACACATTGCCCACCCCCCAAATAACCGCGGCAAGCATCAGCAAGGAATTTGCCTTGAATCTGGACATGACTGATCGCATCGCCGCAGCGGGCAATGGCTCCAAAGGTTTGTGATCGGGTTTGAAAGTGGTGACCAGGGTCGACCGTCCCCGTCATCGTCGCGGTGAACGGTCCTGCCCGGAAGAATGCGCCTGTTGCTGCCCGGCTCGTGAACTATCCGGGGCCGGCACTCGATACATGGGATCTGCGCAAGACAGGGATGGTGGGCAACAGGACGGGCTTTGGCGGTTCGTTGTGCTCGAAACGGACGCTGCGCTGAAGAAGCGGAAGGATGTCCTGCGGGGTTGCCGAAACCATTTGCGTGCATCGGGTCGACGAGTTCATGAAGCCGGCCTCGGACATGCTGTCGAAGACGCTGAGGAGTGGCGACCAGAAGCCCTTGAAATTCGCCAGGACCAATGGCTTGCAGTGCCGTTCCAGCTTGCGAAGCGTCATGACCTCGGTCAGTTCCTCAACGGTGCCGATACCACCCGGCAAGGCCACAAAGGCATCAGCGTAGTCGAACATGAGCTGCTTGCGGATGCTCATGTCGGGAACTGAAATCGTCTGGCATCCCGATGACAGCATCCTCATACGCTCGACCAGGAACTGCGGAGTAATGGCGACCACCGCTCCACCCGCTTCTGCAGCGGCAATGGCAACCTGGCCCATCAGGCCGTCACAGCCGCCGCCATAGACCAGGCGAATGCCGGCTGCGGCTATTGCCTCACCAAGGATGGTGGCGCAGCGGGCGTGGTCAGGATCGTTGCCAAGCATGGCACCGCCGAAAACGCAGATCGTGCCGATGCGTCGCTGCGAGGGATAGGAACGGCCGATCTGTTCCGCGGAATTGTCGAATGGTGATCCGAACATGGTGTCTCTCCAACTGAGGTTGAATTGCGAGGCTGGATCAGCTCGCGGCGCGACCATGGGCGGCGCGAGAATGGCTCGACCGAAAGAGAAGCAGGTCGGCCCAGGACCACAGCAGGTAACAAGCGACAAGAGTGGCAGGGGTCGACCAATGCGGCTGCACGGTGCTTTCGATCTGAAATAGCGAGGCGTGAAGGTCGTATCCGGCAGCGACCAAGGCGGGCAGACGGCTCAGCAGAACCATCGTGCGAAACGGGTCGAGGGTGTACGCGGGCAAATTGAGGATCTGGGCGCCGGGGCGGTGGCAAGCACTGCCGAATTTTCCGACGGAATGAAGCAGGCCCGATGTCGACGCCAGCAACGGGTGACCAAGTTCAAACAGGGCCAGACCAAGGCAAACGGCACCAACGCCGGACAGGAAATCACCGAGGCGGTTGAGATTTTCCCTGGGTTTGGGACGTCCATTCCAGGCGCGATGGTAGATTTCACCGCTGGCGAAGAAGATCACCGTCGCCGAAGTCATTGCGATCGCCGCGAAATTGCCCGTCAGGTAATGGCTTATGGCGGCCGGCGCGCCTGCCCAGGGAAGTTGGTTCAGATCGTTGGATGCAAGAATCTGCGCCGTAACCCCCTGACAGAGGCCGATGAGGTTTCCGATGTTGTAGGCGCCACCGGGGCCGGACATCCGATCCGTCAATGTCTTGCGCAAAGCTGGCAGGTGGATCTGTGGGACGATTAAAGAAAACGCTCGATCACGAGCCGAATTCTTTCCAGCAGCCGCGTTCAGCGATTTGTCGATGTTGAGCGTCATCTCGGGTTCCTCCTTGATGACGCATGCTTTGCGGTCCTCTGCGTGATCCAATCGTGAATCGCGCCACCATGCCTCCGAGACTTCAGTTCACATTGGCGCCGCGCCAGATGACAATTGCCCCTTTGGGCTAGCGGACCGTCAGTCCAAGGCTGGACTTCCGTCGCGCCGCGTTCCCGTCCCTTTGCTTTCCCTCCAGGGATGCGAACCCGATACCTGTGCGAAGAAATTGCCCAAGCGCTCGCTTGGTCGCCTCGTCTTGCGACAGCGACGCCGGCGCGGGTGGGAAAAGGCCTGTCATCTGCATTCATCAGCATGAGAAGCGACGGGAGCAGGTTTCAGTTCACAGTGAATTCACGCTGGATTGTCCAACACATCGTCACTGCAAGGCCTTCCGACTTTCGTCAGAGCGGGCGGCCGAGCGGTTGACAATCAACCTCAACGCAAACGAAGAAGGAATTCGATCATGCTGAGCACCTTTACGAAAATACTCGCCGCGGCCTCGACAATTGCCGTTCTGATGATCCCTCTGGTGGCACCCAGTACAGCCTACGCCAACAGCACCACCGTGCCGCGCAAATGCATCAACGGCGTTTGCGGTTCGGTGAAATATTTTGGCGGCAAGGTGCGCATCTCGCTGTCCAGCAAGCTCTCGAGGACCACGCATTTCAATTTCAAGACCAATCCTGGGGACCAGATCGAAGTCGGCAACGGCTATTCGTTCGACAGGGAGCCCGGCGACAGCGGCACCTATAGTGCACAGGCCTGCGACCGCGGCGGCTTCGGCGCCCGGTCGACCTGCACCAAATGGGCAACCTTCGACTGGAACAGCGGCGCCCAGGAACAAGAAGAGGAACAGTGATCGTTCTCCTTCGCGCGAACCTGTCGTCGATGGCACGGTTGCCGTGTCAGTGCATTAGGCGACGGCAAACAGTGCATCGGGTTTTCAGAGTTTACGGCATAACCTGATCTTTCGGTTTCCAATCCGGCGCATCTCGGGGGATCTGGGGTGCGCCTGAACGGCACGATGCACGCCAAGGCAATGAGCACGTCATGCGCGCGCTAGCTGAGATAATCGCGGATCAAGGCGCCACGCTCGACAGTGGCAACGTGCAGGTCTACTTCCCCCCGCCACCAAGCCCAAGGTCCGAAAGCGCAAGCGTCCAAAGGTGCGAAGTTTTTAAGACCCTAAACTGACACCGACGTTTTTCATTCCGGCGATGCAGTATTATGAGTTGTGCACCGCTAAGAATATGGCGCCGCTGCGTGTCCGCAAACGGTTCAAAGTTTATATTGCCGCGCGGATGTGAACGTCAGCTTTTGGGATTTTGTTAGTTGCACCTGAACGACCGCAAGTAGGTCGGAAGCTGATCGGCAGCTTACCGCCTGGTGATCCCCAGAACCGGACTGTCGGGTGTCGGCCCCGCAACAGTCTAGCGGCGTTTCTCTGGTGGCCAATCATGGCCGAAGGAGAAACGAAATGGGACACTCGTGCTACGACCTCACCGACTCCGATCGCCGGGCATGGAATGCCGGGAAGAAGGTCGGAACGAAACGCCCTCTGAAACCTCGACAGATATGGGCCATACGCTTCTTTCTCGATCGAGAGCTGCGTCTGCGAGACAGAGCGCTCTTCGATTTGGCGATCGACAGCAAGTTGCGCGGCTGCGATCTCGTCAAGATCAAAATCCGCAACCTCGTGATAGGACCGGTAGTCCGAACTCGCGCGATGGTCATCCAACAGAAAACTGGCCGACCTGTTCAGTTCGAGTTAATGAGCGACGTACGCTCCAGCCTTCTTGCATGGCTGGAGCGACGCGGCGGAACAGTCGATGATTACGCGTTTCCGAGCAGGATCAATCCAAGGGCTCACATGAGTACAAGGCAGTATGCACGCCTCGTCGACGAATGGGTCGAGGCGATTGGGCTTAGACCAGAGGACTACGGAACCCATTCCCTGCGTCGCACCAGGCCTCGATTATCTACAAAGCGACGGGAAATCTGCGAGCCATCCAGATTTTGCTCGGACATACTAAGATCGAGAACACGGTCCGCTATCTGGGAGTCGATGTTGAGGATGCTCTCGAACTTTCCGAGGCAACTGAGGTTTGATCAGGTGCGGCTCCACTTCACGGTGGAGCCGTGACCAATTTGCGTCTCATCTCGGCGGCAGCAGTCAGATTTGTAACCGCCTGAAAGCAGACATTGCCCCCGAAAATGCTGGAGGTCGCATCGAAGCGAATAGTCGAAGCACTCGGCTCCTGAATGCCGGGTGTTTCAATGAGCGGAGAAGCGTTGCAGGCTTCGGTCGAGTTTAGCCTTGTCGCCGTCCGTCACCGAGGGGACATCAAAGCCAAGTTCGCCCAGTAGCCTATCGACAGCACGGGCGGCGTTGGCCGGGTTGTAAATTGTCGTAGGGGGGACTCGCGATGACCCGCGCCACGCCGCGCATCGTCCTATATGCGTCGATACAGGCGGCTCAATGGCTCAGGCTCAGGAGGACTTGGACGTAGACGACGGACAGAGACAATTTTGCATGCATTCAGCACTCCCTAGTCCAGCTTTGCCAGGGCAACGTTGACCGCAGTGAGATTGGCCTGTGTCTCACTGACGTCGATGCCGGCCGCCGCCTCCCCGGCCAGTGCGGCTTCGCAGAGCGATTTGGCTTCCGTCAGACTGTCGCGGTCACTTGTGCGGCTGCCGAGCCCAAGCAATGCGTGACAGAGGCTGTCCTGGATACCAGGGGAACCCTTGGGTTCCGCCATTTCCTGGACGGCGAGCCCGGCCCTTAGGACCGGGATGGCTGCCTCGAACTGCGTCACATCGTTCTCGCGCTCGCCCAACAGCACGAGTTGATAGCCGATCTCGTTTTGCAGAGACGCCCATCGCTCCGGGTCAGTGTCGCTGGTGTAAACCTGCGCCAAGGCCTGCCAGGCAGCGATCGCTGCGCGCCAGTCGTCTGCACCGGTTTCTCCGTCCTGCCGCTCGCCCAACGTAAGCAGTGCGCTTCCCAGATTTTGCTGCACGCTGGCCCAGTCCAGCGGCACGCGATCGCGGGTCTCCTCTTCTAGCGCGGCGCGATAGGCGGTGACGGCAGCCTTCAGGCTGGCCGTTCCGCTTTCGCGCCTGCCCAGCAACTGGAGTGCGTTGCCGAGATTGTTCTGGGCTCTGGCCCAGTCGAGCGGCACCCTCTCTCGGGTCCATTCCTCCAACGCGGCGCGAAAGGCGCTGGCAGCAGCATCCAGACTGCCGGTTCCACTTTCGCGCGCGCCGAGCGCCTCCAGCGCATTGCCAAGATTGTTCTGCGACATCGCCCAGTCGAGCGGCACTCGCTCGCGCGTCCGTTCCTTGAGTGCAGCTCTGAGAGCGCTGACGGCGGCATTCAGGCTGGCGGTTCCACTCTCACGCCCGCCAAGCGCCTCAAGCGCGGTGCCGAGGTTGTTTTGCGCGCTAGCCCAATTGAGGGGCATACGATCGCGGGTCCATTCCTCCAAGGCAGCGCGATACGCGGTGACGGCAGCATCTAGGCTGTCGGTTCCCGCCTCGCGTCTGCCCAGATTGACCAGCGCATTTCCGAGGTTGTTCTGTGCCGTGGCCCAGTCGAGCGGCACCCGGTCGCGGGTCCATTCCTCCAGCGCGGCGTGAAAGGCGGCGACCGCGGCACCCAGGCTGTCGGTTCCACTCTCGCGCTGGCCCAATGCATTGAGCGCGACGCCCAAATTGTTCTGTGCGCTGGCCCAGTCGAGCGGCACCCGGTCGCGGGTCCATTCTTCCAGTGCTGCGCGATAGGCGGTGGCGGCACCGCTCAGACTGTCGGTTCCGCCCTCGCGCTCGCCGAGCGCCTCGAACACATTGCCGAGATTGTTCTGCGCGCTCGCCCAGTCGAGCGGCACACGGTCGCGGGTCCATTCCTGCAGTGCGGCACGATAGGCGATGGCAGCGGCTTTCAGGCTATCGGTACCGTCTTCGCGCCTGCCCAGCGGCTCAAGCGCGTTGCCGAGGCTGTTCTGCAGCCGTGCCCAAAGGAGGCGGTCGGAGGCGCGCGGCAACAATTCCAGCGCGTCGCCATAGGCAGCGATCGCCTGTTTCAGGGCGTCGTTGTCGCCCTTCTGATAGCCTTGGGTCTTGAGTGCATCCGCCTCGCCGCCCTTGTAGGTCGCCGCCGTTGCCCTGTCCCATTTCTTGACCTGATCGAAGGCCAGTCGATAGTTCTCTGCCGCTGCGGGATAGTCGCCCTTGAGGACATAAGCCTGCGCCGTGCTGGCGATCACCGCACCGCCTTCGAGTCGCCTCGATTTGAGATCGGCCTCCGCTGCATCGAGGCTCTTGCTGATCACGAGGTATCTGTCCTTGGCCTGCTCCCAGAAGCTGACGCTGAGATCGAGCGCGCCCTCGTCGAGCGCCTGTTGCGCCAGGCCGGAGAGCCGGGCGATTTCCGGATCGCTGCTGGTCAGCGCCGTGTGTTCGGCCATCGCCTTCTTGATGGTGTCGGTCTGCGCCTTCAGCAACTGATCGAGCTCGGTCGGATCGCTCGGCACTTTCTGCCCCAGCGCCTGCAGCAGGCCGTAAATGGCGTCCATCGGCACGGCCGCTTTGGCGGCGGCCGCTTCCACTTCGCGGCGCAGATCGGCCGGCGTGTCGGCGATGCTGAGCAGCAAGCGCCGCCTGCCTTCGCGAATGGCCTCCTGGTCCTTGTCGCCCGTGGGCGCCGGAGCACCAAAGCTCAGCACCCGCCGCAGGGACGAATTGGTCCATGGCAGTTGCCGGCCATCGGTCTTGAGATAGACCTCCTGCCGCACCAGCGTCATAAGTTCGTCGAACGGATAGCCGCCGGCGCCAAAATGCTTGAGCAGCGCCGCCGCATAGGGCGAGTTGCCGCCCGCCTGGCCGTCGAGCGCCGCTTCGCCAGGCGACGCGGCAAAGCCGATCACCATGCCGAGGCTGTCCTTGGACACGCCGGGCTTGGCGATGGGCGTCGCGCCACGCATCTCGCCGAGCCCGGTGGTCGCGACATCGATCATCTGTGCGCTGCCGGGCAGCTGGATCGTCGTGCCTTTCGGGAAAGCATTGGTGCGGCAGGCATCGAGCAGCGTGATCGTCACCGGCACGGTTTTGGCCAGTTCTTCGAGCAGGTCTTGCACCGGCACCAGGCTCTCACCGGCCTTCTCCGGTGTCGAGATATCGGCATCGGTCGGCACCAGATAGTCCGCGCCACCGGCCTCGACGCCGTGGCCAGAATAGTAGACCAGAGCCACATCGGCGCCCTTGGCGTCGCGGACGAACCGTTGGATATCGTTTTCGAGGTCGGCCCGGTTGTCGTTCAGCGCGCGGTGGACATCGAAGCCGAGATTGCCCAGCAGGTCGTCCATCGCCCGCGCATCATTCTTGGGGTTCGTCAGGTCGTGAAGCGCCTCGCTGTCATAGTCGCTCTCGCCGATGACCAACGCCACACCATGAAGATCGGCGGCAAGCGCGGGTGCGGCGCCAAAAAACAGCACCGTTGCAAGAGCGGCAAGAAGCGCACGTCCGGATTGCATTGATACCCCCGCTACAGAGTAACCAAGGCCGATGCACCTGACAATTGATGAGAATTGGGAGGAGTGCAACTGGCGATGCCCGGGCACTGTGTCCGAACGCCTCCGGCTTAAGGTCGATAGCCGGAAACCCTGATTTCGCGCGCGAGCACGACATCAATCTGTGGGCTGCTTCCAGCGTGCGACCAAATCAATAGGCTTCGACTGCTTTTGCCGTTCAGTTCCGACCTTACCTGTCCTCGATAATCCTCAAATACGCCGCCGTCACGAACAGCACAATCAAACCAAACAGGATTCGTAGCGCGCCTTCGGGCATTTGCAGGATGGTCAGCAGCGTCGTCAGCACCGCGAGGAACCACGGGACGCGTCACGTGCCGGAACCTTGGCCAGCCACCTGCGCCGCTTACCCCGCCATCGCTCCAGGTTTCCTTCGACGAAGTTGGCGGAAGGAAGATTGCCCGGCTGGATGCCTCCAGTCTTACGAGCCTGCGCTCGCTGCATGTGCTCGCGGATGGTCGGGTGGTCAAAAACGTCCCGCTCAGTGGCAAGCAAGCGCAAATCTCGCTCTCGCCCGGTGAGCTGGGCGACAGCGGCATTGCAAGCGTGACGGCGATCGACATGGCTGGCCTGGCACGCGCTCCGATCGAATTCAGTCTTGGCACCCGTAACCAGAAAGGCAAAGGGCGGCTGTTCGCGCTTGCCGTTGGCATCGACAAGTACCCCTTGATGCCTGGAAGTGACCTCAAATACGCGGTCTCGGATGCGAAGCGCGTGGCGTCCACCGTGCATGCGAGCGCGCATTACAGCGGCGTCAAAATCGAAACGCTCCTCGATCAAGCCGCATCCACCGAAACCATTAAGGCCGGGCTGGACGATATCGTTGAACGGGCGCAACCCGGCGACACCATAGTGCTGGCTTTCGCGGGCCACGGTCTGCTCGACACCCACGGTCACCTCAGGCTCGCACTGTCTGCGACGACAACGAAAGCAATCGAAGAAACCACGCTCGACTTCGACGAGATTGCGTCCCGAGCCGCGAAAGCCCAGGCCCGCGCGGTGGTTTTGCTCGATGTCTGCCACGCAGGCGCCTCTGGTCAGATCAATGTTGCGTCTAACGACGATGCCGTGAATTTGCTCACCACCCGATCCGGCACGGGCGTCGTCATCATATCGGCCTCCAAGGGCCGGCAATTCAGCGAGGAGGCCGCCTCGATCGGTGGCGGCCGTTTTTCGGTGGCATTCCAGCACGCTTTGACCGACCAACGTCGCCAGACCGACAGCGACGGCAATGGGAGAATAAGCGTCAACGAACTCTACGGCGCGCTGAAATCTCGCGTCGCCGAACAAACCAATGGCCGCCAGATCCCTTGGTTGTCCCGCAACGAGATCTTCGGTGATTTTGATCTGTTTTAGGCCGCCAGCCGCGGCGACGGCACCCAGGCTGTGGCTTTCTTCGGTGTGGTTATCGCCACCGCCGGACATTTGCCTCGTTGCCGCAACCGCCATTGAGCCGCCATCATCGGCGCATTACGATGGGCTCGGGATGAGCATCTAGGGCGCAAGGATGAGGATGGGCGGCCGGCATAGTGGGTGCATATTCGCAGCGCTGCTGACGCTGTTCCTTGCCATGATTTCACACGTGCCTCCCGCCGCCGCCAACGACGCCAGGCCGATGCGCGGCGTGGCCCTGGTCATCGGTGAGTCCCGCTACTACAATTTGCCCCTCCTCCCCAATCCGGCCAATGATGCCCGCGCCGTCGACCGACTGCTGGGCGAACTCGGCTTCGACGTCACCTCGGTCACGGACGGCGACAAAGCCAAACTCGACCGCAGCCTGCAACGCTTCGTCGAGGACGCCGCGGGCGCCGATGTCGCGCTGCTCTACTATTCAGGACACGGCATCGAAGCCGGTGGCGAGAACTATATGGTGCCAGTCAGCGCCGATCCATCGTCTCTCACTGACGCCGGCAAAACCCTCGTACCCTTGTCTAGCCTGCTGGCCGAG
Protein-coding regions in this window:
- a CDS encoding peroxidase family protein, whose protein sequence is MSGCSGAATFPPRRASLFQLPDSCQATGLAAFIIWKTRVTSMLHGETSSFEAANIPNRSNQSSTDGLNDKPTLQGIRLFPSLADMPIALFAATEDESAVDRTKAALLDITTEMVGPSDGLEDGDLSQTPAGFTYFGQFVFHDIVFSQIFGLPQPKGKTHHLKNASSQGLDLSGLYGRGPIVDAHLYDVPDGANLTACRFPIGLPCMKDSILPVDRKTVPGRDLPRIDMSGKFISVEGRRSPYRPLVADPRNDDNLVLSQLLCTLMCIHNRIVDLLLGSGTPDPAEAYRRARVYLTSVYRTVIINDYLRKVLAPGIWDHFFASDDFQGTGVSALETFNALPLEFTFGASRFAHAMVRQFYVVNDSSADDPANLRRMLSFSSLRPGGEIPIPENWIVDWSRFASAHTPSKAQSGRRIGPFLSKELTIARLSSELNGTIRTVAFMDCWRCYDLGLPSGQDVAGAVKSALGDNGIDVPVLTGNDMLPTAACAKRYVYNAGRLQAALQRYPEFLSRTPLSYYIIQEASVLGNDGSHLGPVGSYVVAATIASALFKSADTDLSSGRLIPDVEPKTLAGLLDLNDTAKVPDDVLGGLVNGQGFQ
- a CDS encoding DMT family transporter, whose product is MSRFKANSLLMLAAVIWGVGNVFHKTILAHLDPIAVVFLTSVIAALVTLPFAVRERAPLANTGWLPSVTRVVLLFALGCVVQQLSYVSTTVTNSSLLISASTVITPIAAWLIMRERPSALILFIAILTVVGSALLAGGFNGSATVGDAFAILTAICFAVWTVELGRHVQAHGHPFATAVAQFVGTAVATLPFALQGKMTFPAIAAAWPELIMLGVFSTAVGFCLQTSAQRYTTSSHAAVICSGEGVFAAISAAALLGERLSPDGFLGAGVILSCVLFAAVSAGPKLDPSVP
- a CDS encoding TIGR00730 family Rossman fold protein, with the protein product MFGSPFDNSAEQIGRSYPSQRRIGTICVFGGAMLGNDPDHARCATILGEAIAAAGIRLVYGGGCDGLMGQVAIAAAEAGGAVVAITPQFLVERMRMLSSGCQTISVPDMSIRKQLMFDYADAFVALPGGIGTVEELTEVMTLRKLERHCKPLVLANFKGFWSPLLSVFDSMSEAGFMNSSTRCTQMVSATPQDILPLLQRSVRFEHNEPPKPVLLPTIPVLRRSHVSSAGPG
- a CDS encoding caspase family protein, which codes for MQSGRALLAALATVLFFGAAPALAADLHGVALVIGESDYDSEALHDLTNPKNDARAMDDLLGNLGFDVHRALNDNRADLENDIQRFVRDAKGADVALVYYSGHGVEAGGADYLVPTDADISTPEKAGESLVPVQDLLEELAKTVPVTITLLDACRTNAFPKGTTIQLPGSAQMIDVATTGLGEMRGATPIAKPGVSKDSLGMVIGFAASPGEAALDGQAGGNSPYAAALLKHFGAGGYPFDELMTLVRQEVYLKTDGRQLPWTNSSLRRVLSFGAPAPTGDKDQEAIREGRRRLLLSIADTPADLRREVEAAAAKAAVPMDAIYGLLQALGQKVPSDPTELDQLLKAQTDTIKKAMAEHTALTSSDPEIARLSGLAQQALDEGALDLSVSFWEQAKDRYLVISKSLDAAEADLKSRRLEGGAVIASTAQAYVLKGDYPAAAENYRLAFDQVKKWDRATAATYKGGEADALKTQGYQKGDNDALKQAIAAYGDALELLPRASDRLLWARLQNSLGNALEPLGRREDGTDSLKAAAIAYRAALQEWTRDRVPLDWASAQNNLGNVFEALGEREGGTDSLSGAATAYRAALEEWTRDRVPLDWASAQNNLGVALNALGQRESGTDSLGAAVAAFHAALEEWTRDRVPLDWATAQNNLGNALVNLGRREAGTDSLDAAVTAYRAALEEWTRDRMPLNWASAQNNLGTALEALGGRESGTASLNAAVSALRAALKERTRERVPLDWAMSQNNLGNALEALGARESGTGSLDAAASAFRAALEEWTRERVPLDWARAQNNLGNALQLLGRRESGTASLKAAVTAYRAALEEETRDRVPLDWASVQQNLGSALLTLGERQDGETGADDWRAAIAAWQALAQVYTSDTDPERWASLQNEIGYQLVLLGERENDVTQFEAAIPVLRAGLAVQEMAEPKGSPGIQDSLCHALLGLGSRTSDRDSLTEAKSLCEAALAGEAAAGIDVSETQANLTAVNVALAKLD
- a CDS encoding caspase family protein, with the protein product MVKNVPLSGKQAQISLSPGELGDSGIASVTAIDMAGLARAPIEFSLGTRNQKGKGRLFALAVGIDKYPLMPGSDLKYAVSDAKRVASTVHASAHYSGVKIETLLDQAASTETIKAGLDDIVERAQPGDTIVLAFAGHGLLDTHGHLRLALSATTTKAIEETTLDFDEIASRAAKAQARAVVLLDVCHAGASGQINVASNDDAVNLLTTRSGTGVVIISASKGRQFSEEAASIGGGRFSVAFQHALTDQRRQTDSDGNGRISVNELYGALKSRVAEQTNGRQIPWLSRNEIFGDFDLF